ACAGTAGAGCTTCGTATGAATTCACAGCTTGCAAAAACAATCCTAGGAAAAGAAAGACCTAGTATCCAAAGAGTAAAAGATGGGACGTCATATTTAGAATTAGAAATCGTCGATCTTCCTGACGAAGAAAATCCAGGAATTATCATTCAAGCAAGTTTGTTCGACATTAAAACAAAAAACAAAATCTTCGAAATCGGCCGTACTTACACAATGAATGACTTAAATAAAGTAACTCCAGAGCCAGCTTCAGCAGCTACGCCTACAGCAGAAGCAAAGGAAAATACGCAAAGCGCAAGTCCAACAGCAACGCCAGCACAACAGTCTCCGCAAGGAACCACGACAACAGAACCTGCTTCTTCACAAGATAAACAAGCGACGCCTGGTAACACTCAGGAACCTAAAATGACGAAGTAAGATTCCAGATAAAATATGAGGGGCTATTGTCCCTTCATATCTTGTTATTTCAATGAGGTTAAAAATTTTCCTTAGATAGTGAGCTTAATGTTCTTAAATTAACTTAGCTTCGTAGTTTCTTAGTTCTTTGTTCTTGGTTCTTGGTTCTTGATTCTTAGTTCTTAGTTCTTAGTTCTTGGTTCTTGGTTCTTAGTTCTTGGTTCTTGGTTCTTGGTTCTTGGTTCTTGGTTCTTAGTTCTTGGTTCTTAGTTCTTGGTTCTTGGTTCTTGGTTCTTGGTTCTTAGTTCTTGGTTCTTGGTTCTTGGTTCTTGGTTCTTAGTTCTTAGTTCTTGGTTCTTGGTTCTTAAATTGTACTTCGTTGTTCGTAGCTGTTTGTTAGGTTTTTTAACTGCTTTTTCCCGTTCCTATGTTCGCGTTTGTTTTCGAAGTTCTCAGTTTTTTAGGAGTTATAAATGAAAAATACCCTTATCGCGTTCTTTCTAATCTGTGGTGGATGCACAACCGCTACAAAACCTTCAACGAAAACTGAAGTAACAAAAATTCCGCGGGCTTTCGACGCAGAGTTGTCGAACTATAAATATCCGTTTCCTGTTTCTTACTTCTCTCTGCATTCTCAAAAACAAAATCTGAAGATGGCGTACATGGACATCCCGGCGGGCAAAGATAACGACAACCAAGATAAGGTCATTGTTCTTTTCCATGGAAAAAACTTTCCCGGGGCTTACTTCGAACAAGTAATCCTAGGGCTAAATCAAGAAGGCTACAGAGTGATTGTTCCTGACCAAATCGGTTTCGGAAAATCATCAAAGCCACACCACTACCAATATAGTTTCCAAACTCTTGCCCAAAACACCCACGAACTTTTAAAAACTTTAAAGGTAGAAAAATTCACGCTACTAGGTCATTCCATGGGCGGAATGCTAGCGAGCCGATATACGTTGATGTATCCAGATCAAATCAAAAAACTAATTCTAGTAAATCCAATCGGCTTAGAAGATTGGAAAACAATGACAGGCTATAGAAATATAGATGAAGCTTTTAAGAGTGAGTTAGCTTCAACCCCAGAAAAATTAAAACAATACCAATTAGACAGCTACTATGACGGAAAGTGGAAACCTGAATACGACAAGTGGCTAGAAATCCCAAAAGGCTGGCTAGCAGACCCCGATTATCCAGTGATCGCCTGGAATGCCGCTTTAACCTCTGACATGATTTACACTCAACCAGTAGTTTACGAATTCAAAAATATCAAAGCACCAACAGTATTAATCGTAGGTCAAAGAGATAGAACGGCCATAGGCAAAGCCTGGGCACCACCAGACATAAAAGAAAAAATGGGAAATTACCCGGCCCTAGGAAAACAAGTCACAAAAATGTTCCCAAAAGCAAAACTAGTAGAACTACCAAAACTAGGACACATGCCCTTCATAGAAGATTTCGAACAATTCTGGACAGCCCTAACAAAGAACCTCTAAAGCAAAAAAAGACCAAAGGGATTCTTAAGAGATAACAACACAGCGCAACCGCAAAAAGAAGCAGGCACCTTTAAAGCAAGAAATGCCGAAGGCATTGCGAGCGCAGCGAAGACCGAGGAACAAAGGTTGGCGAGAAGGGTTCAAGCGCAAGGCGGAAGCCTCTTCCCGCAGCGCAGGTGTGGCAGCGCCACATCGGAGCGAGGACAAGAGGATTCCAACGCAGTCGATTGAGCCCTTATCGACGACCGGCCCGAAGAAGACAAAAAAAAACCCGGATTACTTTCGTAACCCGGGTTCGAGTAAAAAAGAGCTGGCATCGTGCTACTCTCCCACATGGTCGCCCATGCAATACCATCGCCGCAAGAGGACTTAACTTCTGAGTTCGGAATGGGATCAGGTGTGGCCCCTCTGCTATAAACACCAGCAAAGCGTTTATTAAAACAAAGTGTTCTTAGCTCTCCAAGAGGATTTCTCCCTCTTGTTTTATCCAGGATCTCGCGATCCGGATAGAACTTTGGTTATTCAACCGAATGATTAATTTAACTGATTTTTAGCGAGCCTTATACACTCTAACTTCGTTAGAGTAAGGTTCTGTTAGTTCCAATTATCACTCTCTTACTTATTCAGAGAGCTAGTCTCTCGTTCTTTTTTCAAAGAAGTCTTAGAGACGAAATCTTCGTTAATAAAATTAAGAAGAAAAAATTTAAAAAAGCCTCACGACCTATTAGTACAGATCAGCTGAATGTATTACTACACTTACACCTTCTGCCTATCAACCTCGTAGTCTCCAAGGAGTCTTTAGGGGGCCGAAGCCCCAGTGAGATCTAATCTTGCAGTTTGCTTCCCGCTTAGATGCTTTCAGCGGTTATCAATTCCGAACATAGCTACCCTGCATTGCCGCTGGCGCGACAACAGGAACACCAGAGGTTCGTCCATCCCGGTCCTCTCGTACTAAGGACAGGTCTGCGCAAATCTCATACGCCCACAGAAGATAAGGACCAAACTGTCTCACGACGTTCTGAACCCAGCTCGCGTACCACTTTAATTAGCGAACAGCTAAACCCTTGGGACCTGCTCCAGCCCCAGGATGTGATGAGCCGACATCGAGGTGCCAAACTCCATCGTCGATATGGACTCTTGGATGGAATAAGCCTGTTATCCCCGGAGTACCTTTTATCCGTTGAGCGATGGCCCTTCCACGCGGGACCACCGGATCACTTTGGCCTGCTTTCGCACCTGCTCGACTTGTAGGTCTCGCAGTCAAGCCCCCTTATGCCAATGCACTCGACGCCTGGTTTCCAATCAGGCTGAGGGGACCATCGCGCGCCTCCGTTACTTTTTGGGAGGCGACCGCCCCAGTCAAACTGCCCACCAGACAGTGTCCCTCTGCTCGTAAAGAGCAGCAGGTTAGATTTCAAAGTTGCCAAGGGTGGTATTTCAAGGTTGACTCCACCGGGGCTAGCGCCCCGGCTTCAAAGTCTCCCACCTATCCTACACATGCCAACTCTAAAATCACTGCCAAGCTACAGTAAAGGTTCACGGGGTCTTTCCGTCTTTCTGCGGGTACTCGGCATTTTCACCGAGAATTCAATTTCGCGAGGCATTTGGTCGAGACACCGGAGAAGTCGTTACGCCATTCGTGCAGGTCGGAACTTACCCGACAAGGAATTTCGCTACCTTAGGACCGTTATAGTTACGGCCGCCGTTTACTGGGGCTTCGATTCTCAGCTTCGCTTGCGCTAACTAATCCTCTTAACCTTCCAGCACCGGGCAGGCGTCAGTATGTATACTTCGTCTTGTGACTTTGCACATACCTGTGTTTTTGATAAACAGTCGCTACTCCCATTTCTCTGCGACCTAAAAAAGCTTGGGGGGCAAGCCCTTACACTCTCTTAGGCACACCTTTTCCCGAAGTTACGGTGTTAAGTTGCCGAGTTCCTTGACCAAAATTCACCCCATCGCCTTAGGATATTCACCCCACTCACCTGAGTCGGTTTACGGTACGAGCTAACAAATCTAAATTTACGAAACTTTTCTTGGATGCATGGCTTTTCACACTTCCGGGACAAAGTCCCTCGCATTCACACCTCAGAGTTACGACCAGCGGATTTGCCTACTGATCCTCCTACATGCTTACACCTCAATCCAATAAGAGGCTGTGATATCCTACACCGTCATTCCTTAAACACAATTTGCTAGGTAACGGAATATTAACCGTTTTGCCATCGATTACGCCAATTGGCCTCATCTTAGGTCTCGACTAACCCTGGGAGGATTATCCTTGCCCAGGAATCCTTGAGTTTTCGGCGCCCGGGTTTTTCACCCGAGTTCAACGCTACTTATGTCAGCATGATCACTTCTAGTTCGTCCAACTGTCCTACCGGTCAATCTTCATCCTACACTAGAACGCTCCCCTACCACTAAAATATAAAATATCTTAATCCAAAGCTTCGGTAACACGCTTAGCCCCGTTGTATCTTCCGCGCAGAGTCACTAGACTAGTGAGCTATTACGCTTTCTTTAAAGGATTGCTGCTTCTAAGCCAACCTCCTAGTTGTCAAAGTAACTCCACAACGTTCTCCACTGAGCGTGCATTTAGGGACCTTAGCTGTTGGTCTGGGCTCTTTCCCTCTCGACGCATGACCTTATCACCCTGCGTCTGCCTGCTGAGGAACATATCTGTGGCATTCGGAGTTTATTTGGGTTTGGTAATCCGGTAAAGACCCCTAGCCCATTCAGTGCTCTACCTCCACGATACTTTTTACTCAACGCTATACCTAAATATATTTCGGGGAGAACCAGCTATCACCCAGTTTGATTGGCCTTTCACCCCTA
This is a stretch of genomic DNA from Bdellovibrio reynosensis. It encodes these proteins:
- a CDS encoding alpha/beta fold hydrolase, producing MKNTLIAFFLICGGCTTATKPSTKTEVTKIPRAFDAELSNYKYPFPVSYFSLHSQKQNLKMAYMDIPAGKDNDNQDKVIVLFHGKNFPGAYFEQVILGLNQEGYRVIVPDQIGFGKSSKPHHYQYSFQTLAQNTHELLKTLKVEKFTLLGHSMGGMLASRYTLMYPDQIKKLILVNPIGLEDWKTMTGYRNIDEAFKSELASTPEKLKQYQLDSYYDGKWKPEYDKWLEIPKGWLADPDYPVIAWNAALTSDMIYTQPVVYEFKNIKAPTVLIVGQRDRTAIGKAWAPPDIKEKMGNYPALGKQVTKMFPKAKLVELPKLGHMPFIEDFEQFWTALTKNL